Proteins from a genomic interval of Methanofollis formosanus:
- a CDS encoding EVE domain-containing protein, producing the protein MTCWIAVSEENKWETIKEKMVWAVAQRHADTISKVELGDRLLVYIHDLEEPSFLGAFEIASELFINRIPLFPGTEEIYPLRVKLKPATAFNEPVRVAPLATELKVLKDMGNWQEELAAQAMRAIPEEDYVRVLAAAAVPVQR; encoded by the coding sequence ATGACCTGCTGGATTGCTGTCTCTGAAGAGAATAAATGGGAGACTATCAAGGAAAAGATGGTCTGGGCCGTTGCCCAGCGTCACGCCGACACGATCAGCAAGGTCGAACTCGGCGACCGTCTCCTTGTCTATATCCATGACCTGGAAGAACCTTCCTTTCTCGGGGCCTTTGAGATCGCGTCCGAACTCTTTATCAATCGGATCCCGCTGTTCCCCGGGACCGAGGAGATCTATCCGCTCAGGGTCAAACTCAAACCGGCCACAGCCTTCAACGAACCGGTCCGGGTCGCTCCTCTCGCCACAGAACTGAAGGTGCTCAAAGATATGGGGAACTGGCAGGAAGAACTCGCCGCCCAGGCGATGCGGGCGATCCCTGAAGAAGACTACGTGCGGGTTCTGGCCGCCGCAGCCGTGCCGGTTCAGAGATAG
- a CDS encoding inositol-3-phosphate synthase produces the protein MDQIKIAIVGVGNCASSLIQGIEYYRNRTDQDAIGLMHWDIGGYTPGDIEVVAAFDIDVRKVGRDIAEAIFAPPNCTKVFCPDVPETGKTVKMGRVLDGCSEHMAHYPEARIFVPAREPEATKEEIVAELKASGAEILLNYLPVGSEQAARFYAGCALEAGVALINNMPVFIASDPEWSERFRARGVPIVGDDIKAQLGATITHRTLADLFAKRGVVLDRTYQLNTGGNTDFLNMLNHERLASKRVSKTEAVQSVLPHRLEDEKIHIGPSDYVAWQNDNKICFLRMEGRVFGDVPMNLELRLSVEDSPNSGGVVIDAIRCCKLALERGIGGVLVSPSSFFMKHPPEQYPDDEAYAMTEEFIAGRRRA, from the coding sequence ATGGATCAGATAAAAATCGCCATCGTCGGAGTCGGGAACTGTGCGTCTTCCCTCATCCAGGGGATCGAGTATTACAGGAACCGTACCGATCAGGATGCAATCGGGCTGATGCACTGGGATATCGGCGGTTATACGCCGGGGGACATCGAGGTCGTCGCCGCCTTCGACATCGACGTCCGCAAGGTGGGTCGGGATATCGCGGAGGCGATCTTCGCCCCGCCGAACTGCACGAAGGTCTTCTGCCCTGATGTCCCAGAGACCGGGAAGACGGTAAAGATGGGGCGGGTCCTCGACGGGTGCTCGGAGCATATGGCACATTACCCGGAGGCCCGGATCTTTGTCCCTGCCCGGGAGCCCGAGGCAACGAAGGAGGAGATCGTGGCCGAACTGAAGGCCTCGGGCGCGGAGATCCTCCTCAACTATCTCCCGGTCGGTTCAGAGCAGGCGGCACGGTTCTATGCCGGGTGCGCCCTCGAGGCCGGGGTGGCGCTTATCAACAATATGCCGGTCTTCATTGCGAGTGACCCCGAATGGTCGGAACGGTTCAGGGCCCGCGGGGTTCCGATCGTCGGTGACGACATCAAGGCACAACTCGGGGCGACGATCACCCACCGGACCCTTGCCGACCTCTTTGCAAAGCGGGGCGTCGTCCTTGATCGGACCTACCAGCTCAATACCGGTGGGAACACCGACTTCCTCAATATGCTCAACCACGAGCGGCTTGCCTCGAAGCGAGTTTCAAAGACCGAGGCGGTCCAGTCGGTCCTCCCTCACCGTCTCGAGGATGAGAAGATCCACATCGGGCCGAGCGACTATGTCGCCTGGCAGAATGACAACAAGATCTGTTTCCTGCGGATGGAGGGGCGGGTTTTCGGCGATGTTCCGATGAACCTCGAACTCCGTCTCTCGGTCGAGGACTCCCCGAACTCGGGGGGGGTGGTTATCGACGCGATCCGGTGCTGCAAACTCGCCCTCGAGCGGGGAATAGGCGGGGTGCTCGTCTCGCCGTCGTCGTTCTTTATGAAGCACCCGCCCGAACAATATCCCGACGACGAGGCATATGCGATGACCGAGGAGTTCATCGCGGGCCGGCGGCGGGCGTGA
- a CDS encoding methyltransferase domain-containing protein yields the protein MKLLFELSGEHPTLPFAELECVGRITDRRTRVAVAECPDPAATDRLALTHTVMEYLGECEPTADALAALLDDLAIETDRPFAARVKVVDGAAGHPPQLSLERLIGSHVRGPVSLKSPEVVFRAVISEDRCYFGRVLVGGLRSTYEERRPITRPFFHPGVMMPRMARAMVNLSLVVPGEVMYDPFCGTGGMLEEGRLVGARILGSDADLFMVRGAERNVPSADLLVADATALPACDASFDAVVTDLPYGQSVCIKAESLNRLYEGSLTEIRRVLKDGRRAVVIAHRDIREIAGRHFTVLQYHEQRVHKSLTRRVLVLEKDATD from the coding sequence ATGAAATTGCTCTTCGAGCTCTCAGGGGAACACCCGACCCTCCCCTTCGCCGAACTGGAATGTGTGGGCCGGATCACCGACAGGCGGACCAGGGTGGCGGTGGCGGAGTGTCCCGACCCGGCGGCGACCGACCGACTGGCCCTCACCCACACGGTGATGGAGTACCTCGGCGAGTGCGAACCGACCGCCGACGCGCTCGCCGCCCTCCTCGACGACCTGGCGATCGAGACCGACCGCCCCTTCGCCGCGCGGGTCAAGGTGGTCGACGGCGCCGCCGGTCATCCCCCGCAGCTCTCCCTCGAGCGCCTGATCGGGAGCCATGTCAGGGGTCCGGTCTCGCTGAAATCGCCGGAAGTCGTCTTCAGGGCCGTCATATCCGAAGACCGTTGCTATTTCGGCCGCGTCCTCGTAGGGGGACTTCGCAGCACCTACGAGGAGAGGCGACCGATCACCAGGCCCTTCTTCCACCCCGGCGTCATGATGCCCAGGATGGCGCGGGCGATGGTGAACCTCTCGCTCGTCGTACCCGGCGAGGTGATGTACGACCCCTTCTGCGGCACCGGCGGGATGCTCGAGGAAGGGCGGTTGGTCGGGGCCAGAATACTCGGCAGCGACGCTGACCTCTTCATGGTGAGAGGAGCAGAGCGGAACGTCCCCTCCGCCGACCTCCTCGTCGCCGACGCCACCGCCCTCCCGGCCTGCGACGCCTCGTTCGACGCCGTGGTCACCGACCTGCCGTACGGCCAGTCGGTCTGCATCAAAGCCGAGAGCCTGAACCGGTTGTACGAAGGATCTCTCACCGAGATCAGGCGGGTGCTCAAAGACGGACGCCGGGCGGTCGTTATCGCCCACCGCGACATCAGGGAGATCGCCGGCCGTCACTTCACCGTCCTGCAGTACCACGAACAGCGGGTGCACAAAAGCCTCACTCGCCGGGTTCTGGTGCTTGAGAAGGATGCAACAGACTGA
- a CDS encoding DUF5591 domain-containing protein: protein MPPAIATGTPPFFKPEFEEAYQYILRHYPVPEREVAVFLPCSVHKPYSTSPSHRLFDRVIASALPEERVHRVVFGTCGVVPRELELMYPYASYRYMLGRSPDPAVHESFLRIETVRLEGYLRKTERTYRHRVAYCLGEFRKAMRAASARTGIPVTLVPSDETITACRDPAARFPDGSLSRKEYLEEFAAVLRGL from the coding sequence ATGCCGCCGGCGATTGCCACCGGCACTCCCCCGTTCTTCAAACCCGAGTTCGAGGAGGCCTACCAGTATATCCTCAGGCATTATCCGGTCCCCGAGCGGGAGGTGGCCGTCTTTCTCCCCTGTTCGGTCCACAAGCCGTACAGCACCAGCCCGAGCCACCGACTCTTCGACCGGGTGATCGCCTCGGCCCTGCCCGAGGAGCGGGTGCACCGGGTGGTCTTCGGCACCTGCGGGGTGGTGCCGCGGGAACTCGAACTGATGTATCCCTATGCCTCGTACCGGTACATGCTCGGCCGCTCTCCCGACCCGGCGGTCCACGAGTCGTTTCTGCGGATCGAGACTGTCCGTCTGGAAGGATATCTCAGAAAGACGGAAAGGACGTACCGGCACCGCGTGGCCTACTGCCTCGGCGAGTTTCGGAAAGCGATGCGAGCGGCATCGGCCCGCACCGGCATCCCGGTCACCCTCGTGCCGTCCGACGAGACCATCACGGCGTGCAGGGATCCGGCGGCACGGTTCCCTGACGGGAGCCTGAGCAGGAAGGAGTACCTGGAGGAGTTTGCGGCGGTGCTCAGGGGTTTGTGA
- the dnaJ gene encoding molecular chaperone DnaJ → MSAGSYYDVLGVSRDAGQQEIKKAYRNLARKYHPDVCKEPDAEEKFKEINEAYSVLSDEQKKAQYDNIGHEAFTNASKGSYSGGGGYGGGFQADFSGFGDIFDTFFGGGGGGGPRGPKPGADLLLRMKISLRDAVFGVDREVEVYHSEACPDCDGTGSKTKKMRTCSKCGGSGQIRQVSQSIFGQFVRMSTCPSCNGRGKTPEEPCSKCGGSGHTRVKRKVTVHIPAGAYTGIRLRMEGYGEAGDYGAPVGDLYVEVLVEEHPKFVRTGDNLETEVKVTPAQAAVGSKVEVKTIDERTVELKIPAGIQHGTALRIPGEGVRRRGRPGDLLVRVRLVVPKKLSDEEKELYEKLLELEKKSSEKKGFFKDFVDKMRGGSEE, encoded by the coding sequence ATGAGTGCGGGAAGCTACTATGATGTCCTCGGTGTCTCGAGGGATGCCGGTCAGCAGGAGATCAAGAAGGCGTACCGCAACCTTGCACGCAAGTACCATCCTGATGTCTGCAAGGAACCGGACGCAGAAGAGAAATTCAAGGAGATCAACGAGGCCTATTCGGTCCTCTCAGACGAACAGAAAAAGGCCCAGTATGACAATATCGGCCACGAGGCGTTCACCAACGCCTCGAAAGGCTCGTACTCGGGCGGCGGCGGATATGGCGGCGGGTTCCAGGCAGACTTCAGCGGGTTTGGGGACATCTTCGACACCTTCTTCGGCGGAGGCGGCGGGGGCGGCCCCAGGGGCCCGAAGCCCGGCGCCGATCTCCTCCTCAGGATGAAGATCAGCCTCAGGGACGCCGTCTTCGGGGTCGACCGCGAGGTGGAGGTCTACCACAGCGAGGCCTGTCCTGACTGCGACGGGACCGGGAGCAAGACGAAGAAGATGCGCACCTGCTCGAAGTGCGGCGGGAGCGGGCAGATCCGGCAGGTGAGCCAGTCGATCTTCGGGCAGTTCGTGAGGATGAGCACCTGTCCGTCCTGCAACGGCAGGGGGAAGACTCCAGAGGAACCCTGCTCGAAGTGCGGCGGGAGCGGCCACACCAGGGTGAAGCGGAAGGTCACGGTCCACATACCGGCGGGTGCGTATACCGGCATCCGTCTCAGGATGGAAGGATACGGCGAGGCCGGGGATTACGGCGCACCGGTCGGCGACCTGTACGTCGAGGTGCTGGTCGAGGAGCACCCGAAGTTTGTCCGCACCGGTGACAACCTGGAGACCGAGGTGAAGGTCACCCCGGCACAGGCGGCGGTCGGGTCGAAGGTGGAGGTGAAGACCATCGACGAACGCACCGTCGAACTGAAGATCCCGGCCGGGATCCAGCACGGCACGGCCCTCCGGATTCCCGGCGAGGGGGTGCGGCGGCGGGGCAGGCCCGGCGACCTCCTGGTGCGGGTGCGGCTTGTCGTGCCCAAGAAACTCTCCGACGAAGAGAAGGAACTCTACGAGAAGCTCCTTGAACTCGAGAAGAAGAGTTCTGAGAAGAAGGGGTTCTTCAAGGACTTCGTCGATAAGATGCGGGGCGGGTCTGAGGAGTAG
- the dnaK gene encoding molecular chaperone DnaK: MASEKVLGIDLGTTNSCMAIMEGGSPAVIANAEGGRTTPSVVAFSKDGERLVGSVAKRQAITNPKKTIISIKRKMGTDETVGIDDRQYTPQEISAMILQKLKLDAEAYLGEEITKAVITVPAYFNDAQRQATKDAGKIAGLEVMRIINEPTASALAYGIEKEEESTVLVYDLGGGTFDVSILQLGDGVFEVKATAGNNRLGGDDFDQRVVEWIVAEFKAKEGIDLSKDPMAMQRVRDAAENAKKELSSVQKTNINLPYITTDETGPKFLDLDLSRAKFEQLVGDLVEKTIEPVKQALSDAKLTAAEIDHVLLVGGSTRVPLVQEMVKKVTGKDPDKGINPDECVAVGAAIQGGVLTGEAKDVLLLDVTPLSLGIETLGGIATNLIERNTTIPTRKSQIFSTAADGQTSVEIHVLQGERALAKDNFTLGRFQLTGIPPAPRGIPQIEVTFDIDANGIVHVSAKDLGTGKEQTITIKGGKGLSDDEIEKMVNDAKSAEEDDKKKREEIEVRNNADSAVYAAEKAIKEAGDKISEDEKKKIEESSDALKKALEGDDTEEIKKKMEELTEAVYAVTARIYQEAQQAAQAEQAAGAAGAEKKQDDDVVDADFDVKDEKKKE, from the coding sequence ATGGCATCAGAAAAAGTACTCGGCATTGACCTCGGCACGACGAACTCCTGCATGGCGATCATGGAAGGCGGCAGCCCGGCCGTCATCGCGAACGCCGAAGGCGGCAGGACGACCCCCTCGGTCGTGGCATTCAGCAAGGACGGCGAGCGCCTCGTCGGCAGTGTCGCCAAGAGACAGGCGATCACCAACCCCAAGAAGACGATCATCTCGATCAAGCGCAAGATGGGAACCGACGAGACGGTCGGGATCGACGACAGGCAGTACACCCCCCAGGAGATCTCGGCCATGATCCTCCAGAAGCTGAAGCTCGACGCCGAGGCCTACCTGGGCGAGGAGATCACGAAGGCGGTCATCACCGTCCCGGCCTACTTCAATGACGCCCAGCGGCAGGCAACCAAGGACGCCGGCAAGATCGCGGGGCTTGAAGTGATGCGGATCATCAACGAACCGACCGCGAGCGCTCTTGCCTACGGGATCGAGAAAGAGGAAGAGTCGACGGTCCTCGTCTACGACCTCGGCGGCGGCACCTTCGATGTCTCCATCCTCCAGCTCGGCGACGGCGTCTTCGAGGTGAAGGCGACGGCCGGGAACAACCGTCTCGGCGGCGACGACTTCGACCAGCGGGTCGTCGAGTGGATCGTCGCTGAGTTCAAGGCAAAGGAAGGGATCGACCTCAGCAAAGACCCGATGGCGATGCAGCGGGTGAGAGACGCCGCCGAGAATGCCAAGAAGGAACTCTCGAGCGTCCAGAAGACGAACATCAACCTCCCGTACATCACCACCGACGAGACCGGGCCGAAGTTTCTGGACCTGGACCTCTCGCGTGCAAAGTTCGAGCAGCTCGTCGGCGACCTGGTCGAGAAGACGATCGAGCCGGTGAAGCAGGCACTCTCCGACGCGAAACTGACCGCCGCCGAGATCGACCACGTCCTCCTCGTCGGCGGGTCGACCCGTGTCCCGCTCGTGCAGGAGATGGTGAAGAAGGTCACCGGCAAGGACCCTGACAAGGGGATCAACCCTGACGAGTGTGTGGCCGTCGGCGCCGCCATCCAGGGCGGTGTGCTCACCGGCGAGGCGAAGGACGTCCTCCTCCTCGATGTCACCCCGCTCTCCCTCGGGATCGAGACCCTCGGCGGGATCGCCACGAACCTGATCGAGCGCAACACCACCATCCCGACCAGGAAGAGCCAGATCTTCTCCACGGCCGCAGACGGCCAGACCAGTGTCGAGATCCATGTGCTCCAGGGCGAGCGTGCCCTCGCGAAGGACAACTTCACCCTCGGACGCTTCCAGCTCACCGGTATCCCGCCGGCACCCCGCGGCATCCCGCAGATCGAGGTCACCTTCGACATCGACGCCAACGGCATCGTCCATGTCTCGGCCAAGGACCTCGGCACCGGCAAGGAGCAGACCATCACCATCAAGGGCGGCAAGGGCCTCTCCGACGATGAGATCGAGAAGATGGTCAACGACGCCAAGAGCGCCGAGGAAGACGACAAGAAGAAGCGCGAGGAGATCGAGGTCCGCAACAATGCCGACTCTGCGGTCTACGCCGCCGAGAAGGCGATCAAGGAGGCCGGCGACAAGATCAGCGAAGACGAGAAGAAGAAGATCGAGGAGAGTTCCGACGCCCTGAAAAAGGCTCTCGAAGGTGACGACACCGAGGAGATCAAGAAGAAGATGGAGGAACTCACCGAGGCTGTCTACGCCGTCACCGCCAGGATCTACCAGGAAGCCCAGCAGGCAGCGCAGGCCGAGCAGGCCGCCGGTGCCGCGGGTGCGGAGAAGAAGCAGGACGACGATGTCGTCGATGCCGACTTCGACGTCAAGGACGAGAAGAAGAAAGAGTGA
- a CDS encoding nucleotide exchange factor GrpE, with translation MNRKVPGENTAPKEAGPPHTGTEGGAADEAYEELRTENENLKKASEELNQRCLRLAADFDNFRKRTARQTEENRQFALEKFAVELLEVADNFERALKADDASLREGLESIRKEFTGILEKHGVNPIECVNRDFNPEEHEAVACIPSDHPEGTVVEEFIRGYCMHDKVIRHAKVAVSKGKQ, from the coding sequence ATGAATCGGAAGGTGCCCGGAGAAAATACGGCACCGAAAGAGGCCGGCCCCCCGCATACCGGCACGGAAGGAGGAGCCGCCGACGAGGCATACGAGGAACTCAGAACTGAGAACGAGAACCTCAAGAAGGCCTCCGAGGAGCTGAACCAGCGGTGCCTCCGTCTCGCCGCGGATTTCGACAACTTCAGAAAGCGTACCGCACGACAGACCGAAGAGAACAGGCAGTTCGCGCTCGAAAAGTTTGCCGTCGAACTGCTGGAAGTTGCCGACAACTTCGAACGGGCATTGAAGGCCGACGATGCCTCTCTGCGCGAGGGGCTCGAGAGCATCAGAAAAGAGTTCACCGGGATCCTGGAAAAACACGGGGTCAACCCGATCGAGTGCGTGAACCGGGATTTCAACCCCGAAGAGCACGAGGCGGTGGCCTGCATCCCGTCCGACCACCCGGAAGGCACAGTCGTTGAAGAATTCATCCGCGGCTACTGCATGCACGACAAGGTCATCAGGCACGCAAAGGTCGCAGTCTCCAAAGGAAAACAATAA
- a CDS encoding phosphoadenosine phosphosulfate reductase family protein: MQEPAVKKTLYWCPVCNLPLIGKKCRCGAEGVAVALQKPYDVRPALSHDMELLRSLLRDRFGTDRLPQVVLFNKIGGVDRAESVIADGVVFGRLTFDPASRTYTFDLSFEALSYLLPSITRNVVDITDAAASEGRIGGKRVAVRTDLPDGPVVVRMGNLAGVGTLREGAVKVKQIGRVDPVEVPDPSWEETGKANAKHLKNLERTAIRFIRQHMHDRPRANVSFSGGKDSTVVLELARRAGIDEVYYVNTGVEFPETVAFVKECGIEKVLHGPDFWSELKKYGLPRKDDRWCCERLKLQPVKEWLEREGPCVTVQGNRWYESFSRSTLPPVVENPFNPRQLNISPVRNWRALEVFLYLWWRQVPYNPLYEEGFERVGCWLCPAMLESEAARTRELHPELVSRWEKHLNAWAKKERIPQRCVELGLWRWQEPPPKMRELAAQCGIRLPKKREKR, encoded by the coding sequence ATGCAGGAACCCGCCGTCAAGAAGACGCTGTACTGGTGCCCGGTCTGCAACCTCCCTCTCATCGGCAAGAAATGCCGGTGCGGAGCCGAAGGCGTGGCCGTCGCTCTCCAGAAACCCTACGATGTGAGGCCGGCGCTCAGCCACGACATGGAACTCCTGCGCTCCCTCCTCCGTGACCGCTTCGGGACCGACCGCCTGCCGCAGGTGGTCCTCTTCAACAAGATCGGCGGGGTGGACCGTGCGGAGTCGGTCATCGCAGACGGAGTCGTCTTCGGGCGCCTCACCTTCGACCCGGCCTCCAGAACCTATACCTTCGACCTCTCCTTCGAGGCGCTGTCATATCTCCTCCCCTCCATCACCAGAAACGTCGTCGACATCACCGATGCCGCCGCCAGCGAGGGGCGGATCGGCGGGAAGAGAGTGGCAGTCAGGACCGACCTTCCGGACGGGCCGGTGGTGGTGAGGATGGGCAACCTCGCCGGTGTCGGGACGCTCAGGGAAGGTGCGGTAAAGGTGAAACAGATCGGGCGGGTCGACCCGGTCGAGGTTCCCGACCCCTCCTGGGAGGAGACCGGGAAGGCAAATGCCAAGCACCTCAAGAACCTGGAGAGGACGGCGATCCGGTTCATCAGGCAGCACATGCACGACCGCCCCAGAGCGAACGTCTCGTTCTCGGGCGGGAAGGACAGCACCGTCGTCCTCGAACTCGCGAGGCGGGCCGGGATCGATGAGGTCTATTATGTGAACACCGGCGTGGAGTTCCCGGAGACGGTCGCGTTTGTGAAGGAGTGCGGGATCGAGAAGGTGCTCCACGGCCCTGACTTCTGGTCCGAGCTAAAAAAGTACGGCCTGCCCAGGAAGGACGACCGGTGGTGCTGCGAGCGGCTCAAACTTCAGCCGGTGAAAGAATGGCTCGAACGGGAGGGGCCGTGCGTCACCGTCCAGGGCAACCGGTGGTACGAGTCCTTCTCGCGCTCGACCCTCCCGCCGGTGGTCGAGAACCCCTTCAACCCGCGGCAGTTGAACATCTCGCCGGTCCGGAACTGGCGGGCCCTCGAGGTCTTCCTGTACCTCTGGTGGCGGCAGGTGCCGTACAACCCCCTCTACGAAGAGGGGTTCGAGCGGGTGGGGTGCTGGCTCTGCCCGGCGATGCTGGAGAGCGAGGCGGCGCGGACGCGTGAACTCCACCCAGAACTGGTCTCCAGATGGGAAAAACACCTCAACGCCTGGGCGAAGAAGGAGCGGATCCCGCAGCGCTGCGTCGAGCTCGGGCTCTGGCGGTGGCAGGAGCCGCCGCCGAAGATGCGGGAACTCGCGGCGCAGTGCGGGATCAGGCTTCCGAAGAAGAGAGAAAAGCGATAA
- the purH gene encoding bifunctional phosphoribosylaminoimidazolecarboxamide formyltransferase/IMP cyclohydrolase, protein MKWALLSVWDKTGIVDLAQTLVENGYRIISSGGTGRALGEAGIDFVEVSEYTGSPEIMGGRVKTLHPRVHGGLLGRPDVDAEIMKELDINPIDLVVVNLYPFEKMAGENLGLDELIEYIDIGGPAMIRAAAKNFKYVSVAVDPADYPMVKENVTNGGFTYEQRLGLAKKVFARTAAYDAAIANHLHSLDGDFPEVYTVQFTNRRSLRYGENPHQQAAVYGDHGIAGQTPLQGKEMSYNNYLDVDAAVSLLREFEEPASVIVKHNNPCGVAIGKDGLEAYLAAREVDPVSAYGSIVALNTPVDTPIAEELCGTFVEVIVAPSYAPEAIEIMKKKPNMRVLVLPEPSTADRLRSIDGGVLVQRTPEPKEEWKVVSEREPTKEEIAAMHFAMKVCKHTKSNAIIYANDHAAIGIGAGQMNRVDSAKIAVEKARSSLKGAVVASDAFLPFADTMEVAAAAGATALVQPGGSIRDQEVIDAANKLNVAMVFTGVRYFRH, encoded by the coding sequence ATGAAATGGGCACTTCTCTCTGTCTGGGACAAGACCGGGATTGTGGATCTTGCACAGACCCTTGTTGAGAACGGCTACCGTATCATCAGTTCGGGGGGGACCGGACGGGCCCTCGGAGAAGCAGGGATCGATTTTGTTGAGGTCTCCGAGTACACGGGCTCGCCAGAGATCATGGGCGGGAGGGTCAAGACGCTCCACCCGCGCGTCCATGGCGGACTTCTCGGCAGGCCTGACGTGGATGCCGAGATCATGAAGGAACTCGACATCAACCCCATCGACCTGGTGGTCGTGAACCTCTATCCCTTCGAGAAAATGGCCGGTGAGAACCTCGGTCTCGACGAACTCATCGAGTACATCGATATCGGCGGCCCGGCGATGATCAGGGCGGCGGCCAAGAACTTCAAGTACGTCTCGGTCGCCGTCGACCCGGCCGACTACCCGATGGTGAAGGAAAACGTCACGAATGGCGGTTTCACCTACGAGCAGCGGCTCGGACTTGCGAAGAAGGTCTTTGCCCGCACCGCCGCCTACGACGCGGCCATCGCCAACCACCTCCACTCACTCGACGGCGACTTCCCTGAAGTCTACACCGTGCAGTTCACGAACCGCCGGAGCCTTCGGTACGGCGAGAACCCGCACCAGCAGGCGGCAGTCTACGGCGACCACGGCATCGCCGGCCAGACGCCGCTCCAGGGCAAGGAGATGTCGTACAACAACTACCTCGACGTCGACGCGGCAGTCTCTCTGCTCCGTGAGTTCGAGGAACCGGCCTCGGTGATCGTCAAGCACAACAACCCGTGCGGCGTCGCCATCGGGAAGGACGGGCTCGAGGCCTACCTCGCCGCCCGCGAGGTCGATCCCGTCTCGGCCTACGGTTCGATCGTGGCCCTCAACACCCCGGTCGACACGCCGATCGCCGAAGAACTCTGCGGCACCTTCGTCGAAGTGATCGTGGCCCCGTCGTACGCTCCCGAGGCCATCGAGATCATGAAGAAGAAGCCGAACATGCGGGTGCTCGTCCTGCCCGAGCCGTCCACGGCCGACAGGCTCAGGTCCATCGACGGCGGCGTGCTGGTGCAGCGGACGCCCGAGCCCAAGGAAGAGTGGAAGGTCGTCTCAGAGCGCGAACCGACGAAGGAAGAGATCGCGGCGATGCACTTTGCGATGAAGGTCTGCAAGCACACGAAGAGCAACGCGATCATCTATGCCAACGACCATGCCGCCATCGGGATCGGCGCCGGTCAGATGAACCGGGTCGACTCGGCAAAGATCGCCGTCGAGAAGGCGCGGTCGTCCCTGAAGGGTGCGGTCGTAGCGTCCGACGCGTTCCTGCCTTTCGCCGACACGATGGAAGTCGCCGCAGCGGCCGGGGCGACGGCCCTCGTGCAGCCGGGCGGTTCGATCCGCGACCAGGAAGTGATCGACGCCGCCAACAAACTGAATGTGGCGATGGTCTTCACCGGCGTGCGGTATTTCAGGCACTAA
- a CDS encoding DUF4013 domain-containing protein, translating into MDYGTLLGRSYEYATEAVWGKWGKWILLIICSIIFPLIMGYMMEIYRGKTPAPELEDWIKLFVDGVKLFIVELIYSIPIIIVAMLFFGGAALAFYGGGGMTAAASTTFIVGTIVVFVLAVLIGLVSIFAGIRLARTDRFGEAFNFSAIVGHIGAVGWLQYLVALVIAYIIVWVLTFVLMLIPVIGGLILLIITPAISVFMARYVTLIYESAAVSE; encoded by the coding sequence ATGGATTATGGTACATTGCTTGGCAGGTCGTACGAGTATGCGACAGAGGCCGTCTGGGGAAAATGGGGGAAGTGGATCCTCCTGATCATCTGCTCGATCATCTTTCCCCTGATCATGGGGTATATGATGGAGATCTACCGGGGAAAGACGCCTGCGCCTGAACTCGAGGACTGGATCAAACTCTTCGTCGACGGGGTCAAACTCTTCATCGTCGAACTGATCTACAGCATCCCGATCATCATCGTTGCCATGCTCTTCTTCGGCGGGGCGGCGCTGGCGTTCTATGGCGGGGGCGGTATGACGGCAGCGGCCTCGACGACATTCATCGTCGGTACGATCGTCGTCTTCGTCCTCGCCGTCCTCATCGGTCTGGTCTCGATCTTTGCCGGGATCAGGCTTGCACGGACCGATCGTTTCGGCGAGGCCTTCAACTTCTCGGCGATCGTCGGGCATATCGGGGCGGTCGGGTGGCTGCAGTATCTTGTCGCCCTGGTCATCGCGTATATCATTGTCTGGGTGCTGACCTTCGTGCTGATGCTCATCCCGGTCATCGGAGGTCTGATCCTTCTCATCATCACGCCGGCGATCTCGGTCTTCATGGCCCGGTACGTGACGCTCATCTACGAGAGCGCGGCGGTGTCAGAATAA